The following proteins are encoded in a genomic region of Takifugu flavidus isolate HTHZ2018 unplaced genomic scaffold, ASM371156v2 ctg467, whole genome shotgun sequence:
- the LOC130520648 gene encoding trace amine-associated receptor 13c-like, with translation MLTMIYVFRHFQTTTNLLLLSMAVSDLLVGLAVMPLMIVTLDSCRCISSYLCFLFHLLSFVLTSASVGNMVLISVDRYVAICYPLRYSSITPNTVKICVSVCWTSSIIYNLVLLKDNILYIDFFSSCNKKCPLYINYILAIADIIITFYGPLTVIIVLYTRVFVVAVTQARAMRSQVSTTGSKAVSAMKSEMRAARTLGIVILFFLICFFPYYISSLTGQGISNEDSTGQLFLFFSNSTINPIIYAFFYPWFRKTVKLF, from the coding sequence ATGTTAACAATGATCTATGTCTTTAGGCATTTCCAGACCACCACcaatctcctcctgctctccatggcagtgtctgaccttctggtgGGCCTTGCTGTGATGCCGCTCATGATCGTCACCCTGGATTCCTGTCGGTGCATCAGTTCATATTTATGCTTTCTTTTCCACCTGTTAAGctttgtcctcacctctgcctctgttggGAACATGGTGCTGATATCAGTGGATCGTTACGTGGCCATTTGTTACCCTCTCCGTTATTCCTCAATCACACcaaatacagttaaaatctgtgtgtctgtgtgttggacCAGTTCTATTATCTACAATCTGGTACTTCTAAAAGATAACATTTTATACATTGATTTTTTCAGTTCCTGTAACAAGAAATGCCCTCTTtacataaattacattttagcTATTGCAGATATAATCATCACATTTTATGGCCCTCTAACTGTAATTATAGTTCTCTATACCAGAGTGTTTGTGGTGGCTGTCACACAGGCACGTGCCATGCGGTCTCAGGTTTCAACAACTGGGTCAAAAGCTGTGAGTGCAATGAAATCAGAGATGAGAGCTGCGAGAACACTCGGAATTGTCATTCTCTTTTTCCTCATCTGTTTTTTCCCATATTATATTTCTTCTTTAACAGGACAAGGCATAAGCAATGAAGATTCAACAGGTcaactttttctgttttttagtAATTCTACAATAAATCCTATCATCTATGCTTTTTTCTATCCCTGGTTTAGAAAGACAGTTAAACTCTTCTGA
- the LOC130520650 gene encoding trace amine-associated receptor 13c-like, with translation MSLEDGDGYISPFNTSCRLMSDAWKSTLISAALVCLAPLTVVLNLVVVVSISHFRHFQTTTNIILLSMAVSDLLVGLAVIPLMIVTLDFCWCISSFICFLFDLLSFVLTSASVGNMVLISVDRYVAICYPLRYSSIKPSTVKIFVSVCWISSIIYNLILLKDNLLNIDSSSCYKKCPFSLNDISAIVDVFITFYVPLTVIIVLYTRVFVVAVTQARAMRSQVSTTGSKAVSAMKSELRAARTLGIVILFFFIFFSLFISSLIGQDTSNEASTGQLLLFFSNSTINPIIYAFFYPWFRKTVKLLLSCKFCKL, from the exons ATGTCACTGGAAGATGGAGATGGCTACATCTCTCCATTCAACACCTCCTGCAGACTCATGTCTGATGCTTGGAAATCCACTCTCATCAGTGCAGCACTGGTCTGCCttgctcctctcactgtggtgCTCAATTTAGTGGTTGTTGTCTCTATTTCTCATTTCAG GCATTTCCAGACGACAACCAATATCATCCTGCTCTCCATGGCagtgtctgaccttctggtgGGCCTCGCCGTGATACCGCTCATGATCGTCACCCTGGATTTCTGTTGGTGCATCAGTTCATTTATATGCTTTCTTTTTGACCTGTTAAGctttgtcctcacctctgcctctgttggGAACATGGTGCTGATATCAGTAGATCGTTATGTGGCCATTTGTTACCCTCTGCGTTATTCCTCCATCAAACCAAGTACAGTTAAaatctttgtgtctgtgtgttggatcAGTTCTATTATCTACAATCTCATACTTCTAAAAGATAACCTTTTAAACATTGATTCCAGTTCTTGCTACAAGAAATGCCCCTTTTCATTAAATGACATTTCAGCAATTGTAGATGTATTCATCACATTTTATGTCCCTCTAACTGTAATAATTGTTCTCTACACCAGAGTGTTTGTGGTGGCTGTCACACAGGCACGTGCCATGCGGTCTCAGGTTTCAACAACTGGGTCAAAAGCTGTGAGTGCAATGAAATCAGAGTTGAGAGCTGCGAGAACACTCGGAATTGtcattctctttttcttcatttttttttccctattcATTTCTTCTTTAATCGGACAAGACACAAGTAATGAAGCTTCAACAGGTCAACTTTTGCTGTTCTTTAGTAATTCTACAATAAATCCTATCATCTATGCTTTTTTCTATCCCTGGTTTAGAAAGACGGTTAAACTGCTCCTGAGCTGCAAATTCTGTAAACTGTGA